One Plasmodium cynomolgi strain B DNA, chromosome 12, whole genome shotgun sequence genomic region harbors:
- a CDS encoding hypothetical protein (putative) codes for MEKEKLLYEKIYPAINAHRFHFNRLCNEKNIKSIVGEKKFKDSHHVVILSSNFQTKKTKADDSQKMAHILHLSEKGKLFVSFIFLWKEKELEQTAHCLTQLSTTAVIQTLNFYHIKFNINRAEDHQLVYIVTDIEIDADLIRPVNEQKGSTESNMRKLTQGVSYHATTPPMVEGVIEKLIEKFCALMNELLSDGYSTVQECAL; via the exons atggaaaaagaaaaattgctgtatgaaaaaatatatcccgCGATTAATGCACACAGATTTCACTTCAATCGATTAtgcaatgaaaaaaatatcaaatcGATTgttggagagaaaaaatttaaagataGTCACCATGTGGTCATACTTAGCAGTAACTTTCAGACGAAAAAAACCAAGGCAGACGATAGTCAAAAGATGGCACACATTCTGCACTTgtcagaaaaaggaaagttatttgtttcttttatttttttgtggaaagaaaaagagttgGAACAGACAGCTCATTGCTTAACTCAACTATCCACAACTGCAGTTATCCAaactttaaatttttatcatatcaagtttaatataaatagagCGGAAG ATCACCAATTAGTCTACATCGTGACGGACATAGAAATTGATGCCGATTTGATACGGCCTGTGAATGAGCAAAAGGGGAGTACTGAATCCAACATGAGAAAGTTAACACAGGGAGTAAGTTATCATGCCACTACCCCACCGATGGTAGAAGGCGTTATTGAAAAACTGATAGAAAAATTCTGCGCCCTTATGAATGAACTGCTATCTGATGGGTACTCAACTGTGCAGGAATGTGCACTATGA
- a CDS encoding hypothetical protein (putative) — MFRSQGIKRWTMKRFLCFSIGTASIIYAILLILMSILMLTHTSHYNEALFIVMSILNCICSILIFISVAHKNAFTAYIAYNVVVINYVVEGIECLICLYNTCTSHSVQWYYDNFDWHRKIIFNYLIYYGILEMIVHIFMFIMSFFVIQLVWSFYRILQVGGNIFSFQRAEDIEKSLHG, encoded by the coding sequence atgttcagGTCACAAGGAATAAAAAGATGGACCATGAAGagatttttatgtttctccATAGGGACAGCAAGTATTATTTATGCCATACTCCTGATACTGATGTCGATTCTGATGTTAACACACACATCGCACTATAATGAAGCGTTATTCATAGTCATGTCCATTTTAAACTGCATTTGCTCCATATTAATATTCATCTCagttgcacacaaaaatgccTTTACAGCGTATATAGCATATAATGTGGTGGTCATAAATTATGTGGTGGAAGGAATTGAGTGTTTAATATGCCTGTACAATACATGTACTTCACATAGCGTACAATGGTATTACGACAACTTCGATTGGCataggaaaataatttttaattatctCATATATTATGGCATACTAGAAATgattgttcatatttttatgtttatcaTGTCCTTTTTCGTTATACAACTCGTTTGGAGTTTTTATCGAATTTTGCAAGTAggtggaaatattttttctttccaaagGGCGGAAGATATTGAGAAAAGTTTGCATGGG
- a CDS encoding Bax inhibitor-1 (putative): MDFLNQIRKRQKELKLSNILNFSPLTNEERKHLIKIYGLLAVGTMITALSCYVDIYFLKIPRFIASMISLFCSFALAGSCSYSHYGNILPAASKKRLLYFAGISSAIGILMSDYIAYVNYLNPSILPLAFFGSLSIFSCFSLSAIFSKNRISLFLGTVLCAVCSYVALISFMNFFIRSRHIDTTLLYVGFFMYMGFVLFDTQITLFDFRRGNKDYIMHSICLYLDLVGLFTHLLRILGQKEEKKKK; this comes from the exons ATGGATTTTCTCAACCAAATCAGAAAGCGACAGAAAGAACTGAAGCTGTcgaacattttaaatttctccCCCTTAACAAATGAAGAGAGGAAACacttaataaaaatatacggCTTGCTCGCCGTGGGAACAATGATAACTGCATTGAGTTGCTATGTtgacatatattttttgaaaatccCGAGATTTATAGCGTCCATGATTAgcttattttgttcctttgcCTTGGCTGGGTCATGCAGCTATTCTCATTATGGCAACATCTTACCAGCTGCATCGAAAAAGAGattactttattttgctggCATATCATCCGCCATCGGAATTTTGATGAGTGACTATATCGCTTACGTTAATTACCTGAATCCATCCATTCTCCCCTTGGCCTTTTTTGGAAGCCTGTCCATATTTTCGTGCTTCTCCTTGTCGGCCATATTTTCCAAGAATAG aATTTCCCTATTCCTCGGAACGGTATTATGCGCCGTGTGCTCCTACGTAGCGCTGATTtcttttatgaatttttttataaggtCACGACATATTGACACCACTTTGTTGTATGTTGGATTCTTTATGTACATGGG ATTCGTCTTATTCGACACCCAAATAACGTTGTTTGATTTTCGCCGGGGAAACAAAGATTACATA ATGCACTCCATTTGTCTGTATCTCGACTTAGTGGGACTCTTTACGCACTTATTGAGGATACTGGGccagaaagaggaaaaaaagaagaaatga
- a CDS encoding jeF-related protein (putative) — protein sequence MSDDVGYTTEQLMELAGLSIAQVICREYSYDRFKKILIFCGPGNNGGDGLVAARHLKQFGYDVTVAYPKENGKLLFQRLLTLLQHYHVPVVKSATGEDVKKYDLVVDALFGFSFKGEPRSPFDEIIHIINQSNKPVVSVDVPSGTNIDGDSAANALSVNSEMNISLMLPKEGVRHYGKKHYLGGRFIPNSIVEKYNLKIPQFSG from the exons ATGAGTGACGATGTTGGGTACACCACCGAGCAGTTAATGGAGTTAGCCGGACTGTCCATTGCGCAGGTAATATGTAGGGAATACAGTTATGatagatttaaaaaaattctcataTTTTGTGGGCCGGGGAATAATGGGGGTGATGGCTTAGTTGCGGCTCGCCATTTGAAGCAATTTGGCTACGACGTTACAGTCGCTTATCCGAAGGAGAATGGGAAGTTGTTATTTCAG AGGCTGCTGACTCTGCTGCAGCACTACCACGTGCCCGTCGTGAAGTCCGCAACAGGTGAAG ATGTGAAGAAGTACGACTTAGTCGTGGATGCCTTATTCGGCTTTAGCTTCAAAGGAGAACCTCGGAGCCCCTTCGACGAGATAATCCAT ATCATTAACCAGAGCAACAAGCCCGTCGTGTCGGTGGACGTACCATCGGGCACAAACATAGACGGGG ACAGCGCAGCAAACGCCCTTTCTGTCAACTCGGAAATGAACATATCGCTGATGCTTCCCAAGGAGGGGGTTCGGCATTACGGGAAGAAGCATTACTTGGGGGGGAGATTCATACCGAA TTCCATCGTGGAGAAGTACAATTTGAAGATTCCTCAATTTTCAGGTTAA
- a CDS encoding hypothetical protein (putative) has translation MNRLILNKATSSNDEPTPGYLYNEISQMAFCSKESMNLVGEYLLKKLQRTDVNVKIKTLKILKHLCDKKRPDFRNFLKKKIDIIKNCQACSIVHDELKGETPSMLVRKEASDLIKLIYSYDAAESDGKCASNNSQDMVKNNRIQGFGNSHFDKSSTANSAMHIGMHSGMNSGMSSSYGVPPGGSGGVGSALDPNASANTNQSNHMANNFNNRNNYMNKMSGFGNPYFNQNPEQKTKGEIAIQYLNEVANKYMPSSFVNKINKVSASLSKNYANGSLNIQSIMNGNAFNKNLERNRVGRSAVSSQGGFSSQSGFSSQGGFSSQSGVSSFAGQGPLGRLHPSGGFQNARRDDQGRKPQESQTAGIYERKIIEDVLINAGINKVPPESLLNEFAQKCETLDTKLIVSILTAKLRLKYINEEENWKNKLKVLCAIKHLLVHRKRKENGQAIETLEILIQNLKDQTLEELYRSKEIKHLKKQVMEIFVLMGLRAKQPGDDSRGREAKPTMQIGASVEIPNLLDIDDDVPMDVTRSNGNSRNTAHGGGTTNTQGAYPPVGNAYESGVQNGKTLESSLDLLSDRKNYPTEGGNQDNMKKVGHVGTVGPVDPVDDLIIHFDHLSVGAPPNLDPPQGRTNSGANGRANGRSGANNSELFSSLQVKYQHKEDTRHTCQSNDISFATTQSIQKGEKKTPLEMSSSARAPTQSSNQINLNVNLNLNDTGVSNLIFLESKNEERGNTKGAISTEKNLPHFNEANDFFSFDNATEGATGGNKNRTTKPQRSNNAYVGNTKYSDQTNNTNMDGSSIYHLSKDKNDTMKNYGSTKEQGKQPFGGNKIVDQKNIPSDDLSLIDMQEDLSSLTSDSHFAGATSRLSCGKGQTQGYTSPYGGGIMNSSSSSNPCEQPPRGNYQMMHTNDPNKSANKFQSHLNSTGNFSSTDDQINNFFNSFAISSKRNEEGNKKPSVQIDAFELLADELKL, from the coding sequence ATGAACCGGCTCATCTTGAACAAGGCGACCTCGTCGAACGACGAGCCCACGCCAGGATACCTGTACAACGAAATATCGCAAATGGCCTTCTGCTCCAAGGAGTCTATGAACCTCGTGGGGGAGTACCTactgaaaaaattgcaaaggaCAGATGTcaatgtgaaaataaaaacgcttaaaatattaaagcatctctgtgataaaaaaagacccGATTTTCGCAactttctaaaaaaaaaaatcgacataattaaaaattgtcaagcATGCAGTATAGTTCATGACGAACTGAAAGGGGAAACTCCTTCCATGTTGGTGAGAAAAGAAGCATCCGATTTGATTAAACTCATTTATTCTTATGACGCTGCAGAGAGTGATGGGAAATGCGCGTCCAACAATAGTCAGGACATggtgaaaaataatagaaTACAGGGCTTTGGAAATTCCCACTTTGACAAGAGCAGCACTGCGAACAGCGCTATGCACATCGGCATGCACAGCGGCATGAACAGCGGCATGAGCAGCAGTTATGGAGTACCCCCAGGGGGAAGCGGAGGAGTAGGGAGTGCACTCGACCCAAACGCAAGCGCAAACACAAACCAATCCAACCATATGGCGAACAATTTTAACAATCGAAATAATTACATGAACAAAATGTCCGGTTTTGGTAACCCCTACTTTAACCAAAATCCTGAGCAGAAAACGAAGGGAGAAATAGCTATACAGTATCTAAACGAAGTGGCCAACAAATATATGCCATCCTCCTTcgtgaacaaaattaacaaagtCAGTGCATCTCTGTCCAAAAATTATGCAAACGGGTCACTCAACATACAGAGCATCATGAACGGTAACGCCTTTAACAAGAACTTGGAGCGGAACCGCGTGGGCAGGTCAGCGGTTAGCAGCCAAGGTGGGTTTAGCAGCCAAAGCGGGTTTAGCAGCCAAGGCGGGTTTAGCAGCCAAAGCGGCGTTAGCAGCTTCGCCGGACAGGGCCCCCTCGGCAGGCTGCATCCCAGTGGAGGATTCCAAAACGCGAGGCGAGATGACCAAGGAAGAAAACCGCAAGAATCTCAAACCGCCGGAATTtacgaaagaaaaataatcgaaGATGTACTGATCAATGCCGGAATCAACAAAGTACCCCCCGAAAGTCTCTTAAATGAGTTTGcccaaaaatgtgaaacgTTGGACACCAAGCTCATAGTCTCCATCCTTACTGCCAAGCTGAgattaaaatatatcaacgaagaggaaaattggaaaaataaattaaaggTACTTTGTGCCATAAAGCATTTACTGGTAcacaggaaaaggaaagaaaacgGACAAGCAATTGAGACGTTAGAAATTCTGATTCAAAATTTGAAGGACCAAACTCTGGAGGAGCTTTACCGAAGTAAAGAAATtaagcatttaaaaaaacaagtcaTGGAAATTTTTGTGTTGATGGGTCTTCGAGCGAAGCAACCTGGTGACGACTCACGGGGGAGGGAAGCCAAACCCACTATGCAAATCGGCGCAAGTGTGGAAATCCCCAACCTACTCGACATCGATGACGATGTGCCGATGGACGTAACCAGAAGCAATGGCAACAGTAGGAACACCGCACACGGGGGGGGCACAACCAACACGCAGGGTGCTTACCCTCCCGTAGGTAACGCATATGAAAGCGGagtgcaaaatggaaagacgTTGGAGAGCAGTTTGGATCTACTCTCTGATAGGAAAAACTACCCAACTGAAGGAGGCAACCAAGACAATATGAAGAAGGTGGGACATGTGGGCACTGTGGGCCCGGTGGACCCTGTGGACGATTTAATAATCCATTTTGATCACCTCTCGGTGGGGGCTCCCCCAAATCTTGACCCCCCCCAAGGCAGAACAAACAGCGGAGCGAACGGCAGAGCGAACGGCAGGAGTGGAGCGAACAACAGCGAGCTGTTTAGCAGCCTCCAGGTGAAGTACCAACACAAAGAGGACACACGGCACACATGCCAAAGCAACGATATAAGTTTTGCCACTACGCAAAGcatccaaaagggggaaaaaaaaaccccacTCGAAATGTCCAGCAGTGCACGCGCCCCTACACAGAGTAGTAACCAAATTAACCTAAACGTAAACTTAAACCTAAACGACACCGGGGTTAGTAATCTGATTTTTCTGGAAagtaaaaacgaagaaaggggaaacacaaaAGGAGCCATAAGTACGGAAAAAAATCTCCCTCATTTTAACGAGGCAAAtgatttcttctcctttgacAACGCTACAGAAGGAGCAActggaggaaataaaaataggacCACAAAACCACAGAGGAGTAACAACGCATATGTGGGTAACACCAAGTATAGTGACCAAACAAATAACACCAACATGGATGGCAGCTCGATTTACCACTTAAGtaaagacaaaaatgacaCAATGAAAAATTACGGTTCTACCAAAGAGCAAGGCAAGCAACCATTTggtggaaacaaaattgtggaccaaaaaaatataccaagTGACGATTTAAGTTTGATAGATATGCAGGAAGACTTGTCGAGCTTGACGAGTGACTCCCATTTTGCCGGTGCTACCTCACGACTCAGTTGCGGAAAAGGACAAACCCAAGGATATACATCCCCATACGGAGGAGGCATAATGAacagtagtagtagtagtaacCCTTGTGAGCAACCTCCTCGGGGGAATTACCAAATGATGCATACGAATGACCCAAATAAGTCTGCGAACAAATTTCAGAGCCACCTGAACAGCACGGGGAATTTTTCAAGCACAGATGATcagataaataatttttttaactcctttGCCATTTCATCCAagagaaatgaagaaggaaataaaaagccCAGCGTGCAGATCGACGCGTTTGAGCTGTTGGCTGATGAGCTGAAGCTATGA